One window from the genome of Saccharomyces mikatae IFO 1815 strain IFO1815 genome assembly, chromosome: 6 encodes:
- the SPB4 gene encoding ATP-dependent RNA helicase SPB4 (similar to Saccharomyces cerevisiae SPB4 (YFL002C); ancestral locus Anc_8.87), whose translation MSKSLEWDNLDFSLLPWIRTGLDVMGFETMTPVQASTIPMLAGNKDVVVDSVTGSGKTAAFVIPILEKIVKEEANSSKFKKAQFHSLIVAPTRELSRQIESVVLSFLEHYPSDLFPIRCQLLIGTNEATVRDDVSDFLRNRPQILIGTPGRVLDFLQMPAVKTSACSMVVLDEADRLLDVSFIKDIERILRLLPKQRRTGLFSATMRSAGSDIFKTGLRNPVRITVNSKNQAPSSLKMNYCVVNPVEKLQLLVSILNNYKFKKSIVYFPTCVSVSYFYSFVQHLAKRKTLINEVEVFSLHGKLQTSARTKTLAAFTNSLSNSVLFTTDVAARGIDIPQVDLVIQLDPPTNSDMFMHRCGRTGRANRVGKAITFLNRGREEDFVPFMQVKNVELEEVDLKIKGITANFYEDFKDWILEDRDRFDKGVKAYVAFIKYYSNHSASSIFRLQSLDYVGIAKMYGLFRLPRMPEITRYLNTENEEGIFPGNWLVDPPVDMDAYRYKDKKREKERQESLKNINLINDKKKLKSELKKKNIAWSDKTSTKERKLERKEKMSLKRKAIEEELKAEELNENDEEEHIQDDWKEIVLQNKRKKVSSTAIQGSFDDL comes from the coding sequence ATGTCAAAATCATTAGAATGGGATAATCTCGATTTTTCTCTACTTCCTTGGATAAGAACAGGGCTGGATGTCATGGGTTTTGAAACAATGACCCCAGTTCAAGCATCGACAATTCCTATGCTTGCTGGCAACAAAGATGTGGTCGTAGATTCTGTAACAGGCTCAGGTAAGACTGCAGCCTTCGTCATACCTATactagaaaaaattgtaaaGGAGGAAGCGAACTCATCCAAATTCAAGAAGGCACAATTTCATTCCTTAATTGTTGCTCCAACAAGAGAATTATCACGCCAAATAGAGTCTGTTGTTTTATCATTCCTGGAGCACTATCCTTCCGACTTGTTCCCTATCAGATGTCAACTATTGATTGGTACCAATGAAGCTACAGTTAGAGACGATGTGAGTGATTTTCTGCGGAATAGACCTCAGATTTTAATTGGAACACCTGGTAGAGTTTTAGACTTTTTGCAAATGCCGGCAGTGAAGACTTCAGCATGTAGTATGGTGGTTCTGGATGAAGCAGATAGGTTATTGGATGTGAGTTTCATTAAAGATATCGAAAGGATTCTAAGGCTATTGCCAAAGCAAAGGAGAACAGGCCTATTTTCCGCAACTATGCGTAGCGCAGGTTCAGATATATTTAAGACGGGACTTAGGAATCCTGTCAGGATTACAGtgaattcaaagaatcaGGCACCTTCCTCTCTGAAAATGAATTACTGCGTCGTGAATCCTGTGGAAAAACTGCAACTCTTGGTTAGCATTTTGAATAACTAtaagttcaagaaaagtATTGTATATTTTCCAACGTGTGTATCAGTTTCTTATTTCTACTCATTTGTCCAACATTTAgcaaagagaaaaactCTGATCAATGAAGTAGAAGTGTTCTCCTTGCACGGAAAACTTCAAACGTCAGCAAGAACAAAGACTTTAGCAGCATTCACTAATTCGCTAAGTAACTCTGTTTTATTCACTACGGATGTAGCTGCTAGAGGTATTGATATACCCCAAGTGGACCTGGTCATTCAGCTTGATCCTCCTACCAATTCTGACATGTTCATGCATAGATGTGGTAGAACTGGTAGAGCGAACAGGGTGGGTAAAGCTATCACGTTTCTTAACAGAGGCAGAGAAGAGGACTTCGTTCCTTTTATGCAAGTCAAAAATGTGGAattagaagaagttgatttgaaaataaaggGAATCACGGCAAACTTTTACGAGGACTTTAAAGATTGGATACTTGAAGATAGGGATAGATTTGACAAAGGTGTTAAAGCATATGTTGCCTTCATtaaatattattcaaatcattCCGCAAGTTCAATTTTCAGACTTCAGTCGTTAGATTATGTTGGCATTGCAAAAATGTATGGTCTTTTCCGGCTTCCTCGAATGCCTGAAATAACAAGGTACTTAAACACTGAAAATGAGGAAGGGATTTTCCCTGGAAATTGGCTGGTAGATCCTCCAGTTGACATGGATGCATACAGATATAAGGATAAAAAACGTGAAAAGGAGAGACAagaatcattgaaaaatataaaccTAATAAATGACAAAAAGAAGCTAAAAAgtgaattgaagaagaaaaatatagcTTGGTCAGATAAAACATCGACGAAAGAACGAAAGCTcgaaagaaaggaaaaaatgagtttgaaaaggaaggCCATAGAGGAAGAATTGAAAGCAGAAGAActtaatgaaaatgatgaggAAGAGCACATTCAGGACGattggaaagaaattgttttACAGAATAAGCGGAAAAAGGTCTCCAGTACCGCCATCCAAGGCAGTTTTGACGACCTATAA